The following coding sequences are from one Candidatus Thermoplasmatota archaeon window:
- a CDS encoding 30S ribosomal protein S4, translated as MGDPKFSRRKYETPAHPWEGERIKTENEIVMKYGLKNKRELWRAQSLIRSLRAQSRELQARVRTGDPQAKIETDQLLARCARMSLLTAEGATLNDVLVLTTEAVLARRLQTIVYRKGLSYTPKQARQFIVHGHAAIGDRKITIPGYLVRRGEEEQIQYHSTSPIANDLHPVRPKPEELQAKAQEEAAKKELPKKDEIHVAKPKLKKLVTAELKEEKEDKEADIETANPPEPEEEERKE; from the coding sequence ATGGGAGACCCGAAGTTTTCACGAAGGAAGTATGAGACTCCAGCCCACCCGTGGGAGGGCGAGCGCATAAAGACCGAGAACGAAATTGTCATGAAGTACGGCCTCAAGAACAAGAGGGAGCTTTGGCGCGCGCAATCATTGATCAGGTCTCTGAGAGCACAGAGCCGGGAGCTCCAGGCGCGAGTCAGGACCGGAGACCCCCAGGCCAAGATTGAGACCGACCAGTTGCTCGCAAGATGCGCTAGGATGTCGCTGTTGACAGCTGAGGGGGCGACCCTCAATGACGTCCTGGTCTTGACAACCGAGGCCGTCCTCGCTCGACGCCTGCAGACGATCGTCTACAGGAAGGGGCTCTCATATACTCCGAAGCAGGCGAGGCAATTCATAGTCCATGGTCACGCAGCCATTGGAGACAGGAAGATCACTATTCCAGGCTATCTCGTCAGGAGAGGCGAGGAGGAACAGATCCAGTACCATTCGACATCTCCGATAGCAAATGACCTCCACCCTGTGAGACCGAAACCCGAAGAGCTACAGGCGAAAGCCCAGGAGGAGGCCGCGAAGAAGGAGCTGCCCAAGAAGGACGAGATCCATGTCGCGAAGCCGAAGCTCAAGAAGTTGGTCACTGCCGAGCTGAAGGAAGAGAAGGAGGACAAGGAAGCGGACATCGAGACTGCCAATCCTCCTGAGCCCGAGGAAGAAGAGAGGAAGGAGTGA
- a CDS encoding DNA polymerase II large subunit: MEEYFSTLQREVDRCYEVAKRARMRGFDPELDVEIPQASDLAARVEKLLFEWDVEGVASRIRELSRDHNREEVSIIIAKEYAKLPAKSREFAIERAVRLGLAVLTEGILVAPLEGITGVSIGRNSDGTDYLAVYYSGPIRSAGGTGQAMSVLIADIVRRELGLGRYQPTNGEVHRFKEEILLYKSCQHLQYTPTNEEIELIARNAPVCVDGEGTEDTEISGFRDLPRVGTNRVRGGACLVIAEGLCLKAPKVQKHVKRLGIDGWEFIDQFLSLKKKGVEDGSAEIAPSAKFLKDMLAGRPVLAYPSRVGGFRLRYGRTRATGLAALGMNPATMTLLGEFVAVGTQIKIERPGKAGAITPCNTIEGPIALLDNGDLVQIDTPEAARDIKEHLSEIVDVGEILVPYGEFVENNHLLMPGAYSVEWHREELIEKCGELPKNWEKPTLDEALEMCRDHGVPLHPNYNLFWSDMLVEDIMLLRDHVMRTGKLDGETLTVANTASVKSLLERLGALHCVADQRLVLEKCARPLMLGLGLDATKDEIEPRSKATPGVKKPLELVSALSGVEIRARAVTRIGARVARPEKARERRMRPPPHCLFPVGASGGPQRIVNLAADAGEIKIELGERICPMCNRKSFMAKCECGAHTVPTGSVEVQEIPVGRIFNSAMDRLREKRTLEVKGVQGMISRNKTPEAIEKGILRARNEVFVFKDGTIRVDATDVPLTHFRPDEVEIDVVTARRLGYTKDFVGRELERPDQLAELRVQDIIVSNACINYIIRTSKFVDDLLVKLYGLEPFYRVERKEDLVGHLVVGLAPHTSGGVLSRIVGFTDAHAGYAHPFFHAAKRRNCDGDEDSIILLMDCLLNFSRAFLPEKRGGLMDAPLVLTTKLDPNEIDKEAHNMDVGGRYPLEFYRATQRYAHPKEVEAMMDLVGGRIGTVLQYEGMSFTHSLGNISDGPTMSAYTSLETMDDKLRAQIALGIKIRAVDAADVVHRIITRHLLPDIQGCLKSFTGQQLRCSKCGQKYRRIPLKGKCYCGNKLTLTVHEAGVSKYLERTKEIGNAFKVPAYTLQRLSLLENSINSLFQSDKVKSPKLDEFL, from the coding sequence ATGGAGGAGTACTTCTCCACACTCCAGCGTGAGGTGGATAGGTGCTACGAAGTCGCCAAGCGCGCAAGGATGAGGGGTTTCGACCCCGAATTGGATGTCGAGATCCCCCAAGCATCTGATCTGGCTGCGCGCGTCGAGAAACTCCTGTTCGAATGGGACGTGGAAGGAGTCGCATCCCGAATTAGGGAGCTCAGCAGAGACCACAACAGGGAAGAGGTCTCCATCATCATTGCGAAAGAGTATGCGAAGCTGCCTGCCAAGTCCCGGGAGTTCGCGATTGAGAGGGCGGTGAGGTTAGGACTGGCAGTCCTCACGGAAGGCATACTTGTCGCTCCGCTCGAGGGCATAACCGGCGTATCAATAGGACGCAACTCAGACGGGACAGACTACCTCGCAGTCTATTACTCAGGACCGATAAGATCTGCCGGCGGGACCGGTCAGGCCATGAGCGTTCTGATAGCTGACATCGTTAGACGCGAGCTTGGCCTGGGAAGGTATCAACCAACGAACGGGGAGGTCCACAGGTTCAAGGAAGAGATACTTCTCTACAAATCATGCCAGCATCTGCAATATACTCCAACGAATGAGGAGATAGAGCTGATTGCGAGGAACGCTCCGGTATGCGTAGACGGAGAAGGTACGGAAGACACCGAGATCTCAGGATTCAGGGATTTGCCCCGAGTGGGGACGAACAGAGTGAGAGGAGGAGCCTGTCTGGTCATAGCGGAAGGTCTTTGTTTGAAGGCCCCGAAGGTGCAGAAGCACGTGAAGCGCCTTGGGATAGACGGCTGGGAGTTCATCGATCAGTTCCTGAGCCTGAAGAAGAAAGGGGTCGAGGACGGAAGCGCGGAGATTGCCCCTAGCGCGAAGTTCTTGAAGGACATGCTCGCTGGCAGGCCCGTGCTGGCATATCCGTCCAGGGTCGGCGGCTTCAGACTGCGGTATGGTCGGACAAGGGCGACCGGTCTTGCCGCTCTGGGAATGAACCCCGCGACAATGACACTCCTCGGGGAGTTCGTGGCTGTCGGGACGCAGATCAAGATCGAGAGGCCTGGCAAGGCGGGGGCCATCACGCCATGCAATACGATCGAGGGTCCCATAGCGCTCCTTGACAATGGCGACCTTGTCCAGATCGACACCCCCGAGGCTGCTCGGGACATCAAGGAGCATTTGAGCGAGATAGTGGATGTGGGCGAGATCCTGGTCCCGTACGGGGAGTTCGTGGAGAATAATCATCTATTGATGCCGGGCGCCTACAGTGTCGAATGGCACAGAGAGGAGCTCATTGAGAAATGTGGTGAGCTCCCGAAGAACTGGGAGAAGCCAACGTTGGATGAGGCCCTCGAGATGTGCCGTGATCACGGTGTGCCCCTCCATCCGAACTACAACCTGTTCTGGTCGGACATGCTTGTCGAGGACATCATGCTTCTACGAGATCATGTCATGAGAACGGGCAAGCTTGACGGTGAGACTCTCACTGTGGCCAATACGGCGAGCGTCAAGAGTCTGCTAGAGCGCCTGGGCGCGCTTCACTGTGTTGCCGACCAGCGCCTTGTGCTCGAAAAGTGCGCTAGGCCACTGATGTTGGGTCTTGGTTTGGATGCGACCAAGGACGAGATCGAGCCCAGATCGAAAGCGACCCCAGGTGTCAAGAAGCCGCTGGAGCTAGTGTCTGCGTTATCGGGTGTTGAGATCAGGGCCAGAGCGGTCACGCGGATAGGGGCGAGAGTGGCTAGACCGGAGAAGGCCAGGGAGAGACGGATGAGGCCTCCGCCTCACTGCCTGTTTCCTGTGGGCGCAAGCGGAGGGCCTCAGAGGATTGTGAACCTGGCAGCCGACGCTGGTGAGATCAAAATCGAGCTTGGCGAAAGAATCTGCCCCATGTGCAATCGGAAATCGTTCATGGCAAAATGCGAGTGCGGCGCGCACACCGTACCTACGGGGAGCGTTGAAGTCCAGGAGATCCCCGTAGGTAGGATCTTCAACTCTGCGATGGACCGCCTCCGGGAGAAGCGCACTCTGGAGGTCAAAGGCGTCCAGGGCATGATATCGAGGAACAAGACGCCCGAGGCGATAGAGAAAGGAATACTCAGAGCGAGGAACGAGGTGTTCGTTTTCAAGGACGGGACGATCCGTGTGGACGCCACCGATGTTCCGCTGACGCATTTCAGGCCGGACGAGGTCGAGATCGACGTCGTCACTGCTAGGAGGCTGGGATACACGAAGGACTTCGTCGGCAGGGAGCTGGAACGGCCAGACCAGCTGGCGGAACTCCGCGTTCAGGATATCATAGTTTCGAACGCATGTATCAACTACATCATCCGGACGTCCAAATTCGTCGATGACCTCCTCGTCAAGCTCTACGGTCTTGAGCCGTTCTACAGAGTCGAGAGGAAGGAGGACCTGGTAGGTCATCTCGTAGTTGGTCTAGCGCCCCATACCTCTGGCGGCGTTCTCTCTCGGATCGTAGGGTTCACGGATGCTCATGCCGGGTACGCCCATCCGTTCTTCCATGCCGCGAAGAGGAGGAATTGTGATGGGGACGAGGATTCAATCATCTTGCTGATGGATTGTCTGCTGAACTTCTCACGTGCCTTCTTGCCGGAGAAGAGGGGAGGGCTTATGGATGCACCGTTAGTGCTCACGACCAAGCTGGACCCCAACGAGATCGACAAGGAGGCGCATAACATGGATGTCGGGGGCAGGTATCCCCTGGAGTTCTATAGGGCCACGCAGAGGTACGCACATCCGAAGGAGGTGGAGGCAATGATGGACCTCGTCGGCGGCAGGATAGGGACGGTCCTCCAGTACGAGGGCATGAGCTTCACTCACTCGCTTGGGAACATATCGGACGGCCCGACCATGTCCGCCTACACATCCTTGGAGACGATGGATGACAAGTTGAGAGCCCAGATAGCGCTCGGCATCAAGATCAGGGCCGTGGACGCAGCCGATGTGGTCCATAGGATCATAACAAGGCACCTGTTGCCTGACATCCAAGGCTGCCTCAAGAGCTTCACCGGACAGCAGCTGAGATGCTCCAAGTGTGGGCAGAAGTACAGGCGCATTCCGCTCAAAGGCAAATGTTACTGTGGCAACAAGCTCACCCTGACCGTGCACGAGGCCGGAGTGAGCAAGTACTTGGAGAGGACCAAGGAGATAGGCAACGCCTTCAAAGTGCCAGCATACACTCTGCAGCGGCTATCGCTCCTTGAGAACTCGATCAACTCGCTGTTCCAGTCGGACAAGGTGAAGAGCCCAAAGCTCGACGAATTCCTCTAG
- the hutU gene encoding urocanate hydratase gives MRNIKARRGNKLACKGWRQEAILRMLQNNLENAEKPEELIIYGGTGKAARNWDCYDAIVKSLTELDEDDTLLVQSGKPVGVFKTTKLAPRVLIANAHLVPRWSTWEVFHELEAKGLIMYGQMTAGGWAYIGTQGILQGTYETFAECARQNFGGSLKGRLVLTGGLGGMGGAQPLAVTMNGGVCLAVECDEKRIDRRVKVGYCDMKMDDLDEAVKVAMDARKKEKALSIGLLGNCAETHPLLVEKGVIPDVVTDQTSAHDELGGYIPKGLNMGAAAKLRASDPDEYRRRAKESIAIHVKAMLAFMHRGSIVFDYGNNIRGQALKAGVKDAFGFKGFVPLYIRPMFCEGRGPFRWVAISGNPDDILKTDKVVMREFKNNKRLVNWIKLAEEKVPFEGLPARVCWLGYGERARFGRIINKMVRNGELSGPIVITRDHLDCGSVASPNRETEGMRDGSDAIADWPMLNAMMNTAAGADLVAIHNGGGVGIGYSTHAGLLVVADGTKDADEKIERVLTADPGMGIIRHVDAGYPEAIRVARAKKVRVPMMK, from the coding sequence ATGAGGAACATCAAGGCGAGGAGAGGTAACAAGCTCGCGTGCAAAGGATGGAGACAGGAAGCCATACTCAGAATGCTCCAGAACAACCTTGAGAACGCCGAGAAACCCGAAGAGCTCATCATCTACGGCGGCACCGGCAAGGCTGCGAGGAACTGGGATTGCTACGACGCGATCGTGAAGTCGTTGACCGAGCTAGATGAGGATGATACTCTACTTGTACAGTCCGGGAAGCCTGTCGGAGTCTTCAAGACAACCAAGCTCGCCCCTAGAGTCCTGATTGCGAATGCCCATCTGGTGCCCAGATGGTCGACATGGGAAGTGTTTCACGAGCTGGAAGCGAAGGGCCTGATCATGTACGGCCAGATGACCGCAGGGGGATGGGCATACATAGGCACTCAAGGTATCCTGCAGGGGACCTACGAAACGTTCGCTGAATGTGCGAGGCAGAACTTCGGGGGATCGCTCAAGGGACGACTTGTCCTGACAGGCGGTCTTGGAGGCATGGGAGGTGCTCAACCGCTTGCGGTCACGATGAATGGCGGCGTCTGTCTCGCAGTGGAGTGCGATGAGAAGAGAATCGACAGGCGCGTCAAAGTGGGCTACTGCGACATGAAAATGGACGATCTGGACGAAGCAGTGAAGGTGGCCATGGACGCCAGGAAAAAGGAGAAGGCGTTGTCCATCGGTCTGCTTGGGAACTGCGCTGAGACCCACCCCCTGTTGGTTGAGAAAGGCGTCATACCAGATGTCGTCACTGACCAGACTTCCGCTCACGACGAGCTGGGAGGATACATTCCGAAAGGGTTGAACATGGGCGCCGCCGCCAAGCTACGAGCCTCGGACCCGGACGAGTATCGAAGACGGGCAAAGGAGAGCATCGCTATCCATGTCAAGGCGATGCTCGCGTTCATGCACAGAGGTTCGATTGTATTCGACTATGGAAATAATATCCGCGGTCAGGCGCTCAAGGCCGGCGTCAAGGATGCGTTTGGGTTCAAAGGATTCGTCCCTCTGTACATCAGACCCATGTTCTGCGAGGGCAGGGGACCGTTCAGATGGGTGGCCATCTCAGGGAACCCTGATGACATTCTGAAGACCGACAAGGTGGTCATGAGAGAGTTCAAGAATAACAAACGGCTCGTCAACTGGATCAAGCTCGCCGAAGAGAAGGTTCCTTTCGAGGGACTGCCCGCAAGGGTTTGTTGGCTCGGTTACGGCGAGAGAGCGAGGTTCGGCAGGATAATCAACAAGATGGTCCGGAACGGAGAACTCAGCGGACCGATCGTGATCACCAGAGATCATCTGGACTGTGGCTCGGTCGCATCACCCAACAGAGAGACTGAGGGGATGAGAGATGGAAGCGATGCGATCGCGGATTGGCCAATGCTCAATGCGATGATGAACACGGCAGCCGGCGCCGACCTCGTCGCCATTCACAACGGTGGTGGTGTCGGCATTGGGTATTCCACCCATGCTGGACTGTTGGTGGTCGCTGACGGCACCAAGGATGCCGACGAGAAGATCGAACGTGTGCTCACAGCGGATCCCGGCATGGGAATCATACGACACGTTGATGCGGGCTATCCAGAGGCAATAAGGGTCGCAAGGGCCAAAAAGGTTCGAGTCCCGATGATGAAGTGA
- a CDS encoding 50S ribosome-binding GTPase — protein sequence MFDIPTVLTADEILDKAFKRASKVDFVGVTKLESVREINIGKLKSSRDIIVSTMGKYVKAFPSIDRESPFYAELINIAVGRDRLKKSLGAIDWSRGNVARVSRAATREMASARTIGKIDEVRRSAYGRMASFVKQVDKELKFLGKARNIMRKFPAINPEDPTVVIAGSPNVGKSQLVGRISTAKPRVAVYPFTTQEISVGVFEKKYFRYQVIDTPGLLDRDLSERNAFELRGILALKHLADLVVFMFDPSESCGYSMADQEHLFRAIKKEFSTVPIIEVENKIDMLKTKSDRMKLSAITGDGVAKLVDAIVAQLKPSATLIVATRD from the coding sequence ATGTTCGACATCCCCACTGTCCTGACGGCAGATGAGATACTGGACAAGGCATTCAAGAGGGCGTCCAAGGTCGATTTCGTAGGAGTAACCAAACTTGAGAGCGTCAGGGAGATCAACATTGGGAAGTTGAAGTCATCTAGGGACATCATTGTGAGCACCATGGGGAAGTACGTCAAAGCCTTTCCCAGCATCGACCGGGAAAGCCCCTTCTATGCCGAACTCATCAACATCGCCGTCGGGAGGGATAGGCTCAAGAAGTCCCTGGGCGCCATCGATTGGTCCCGTGGAAACGTGGCGAGGGTCTCCAGAGCTGCAACGAGGGAGATGGCATCCGCGCGTACCATAGGGAAGATAGACGAGGTCAGGCGCTCAGCATATGGGAGGATGGCGTCTTTCGTGAAGCAGGTGGACAAGGAGCTGAAGTTCCTCGGAAAGGCAAGGAACATCATGCGTAAGTTCCCTGCGATAAACCCCGAGGACCCAACTGTCGTAATCGCAGGGTCTCCGAACGTAGGTAAGAGTCAGCTGGTCGGGAGGATATCGACTGCCAAACCCAGGGTCGCCGTGTACCCCTTCACCACGCAGGAGATCTCGGTCGGCGTCTTCGAGAAGAAGTACTTCCGATACCAGGTCATTGACACGCCTGGACTTCTGGACAGGGACCTCAGCGAGAGGAACGCGTTCGAGCTCAGGGGCATACTCGCGCTCAAACATCTTGCGGACCTGGTAGTGTTCATGTTCGACCCGAGCGAGTCCTGCGGGTACAGCATGGCGGACCAGGAACATCTGTTTAGGGCCATCAAGAAAGAGTTCTCGACCGTGCCGATCATCGAGGTAGAGAACAAGATCGATATGCTGAAGACGAAGAGCGACAGGATGAAGCTATCGGCCATCACGGGCGATGGCGTTGCGAAACTTGTGGACGCTATCGTCGCCCAGCTCAAGCCATCAGCAACACTTATAGTTGCAACCCGCGATTAG
- a CDS encoding energy-coupling factor ABC transporter ATP-binding protein → MRLLETQDLGFVYDDGTVALEGITLAIEEGEKVALVGPNGAGKSTLLHLIAGFRMPFTGKVTVSGMDLDRSNADTVRRNLGFVFQDPDDQIFMPTVEEDVAFGPRNLGLDDVEGRVTKALKSAGIEHLAKRRPHRLSYGMKKRVAIAGTLAMDPKMLLMDEPTSGLDPRSRSELIRLLRNMDKTMLIATHDLEAAAEIVDRAIVLNVSSIMEGSMRDLVLAREVLDKAGLEIPPVSKLFDVLDSMGYQVGALPVSMDQAVAELTKVIEREGRHVHEHNHARGDASRAHPHKRVPLEDLSKED, encoded by the coding sequence CTGAGGTTGCTCGAGACGCAAGACCTGGGGTTCGTCTATGATGATGGTACGGTTGCCCTAGAAGGAATCACGCTGGCAATCGAGGAGGGAGAGAAGGTCGCGCTCGTCGGGCCGAACGGCGCCGGTAAGTCGACCCTGCTACATTTGATAGCAGGGTTCAGGATGCCATTCACTGGCAAGGTAACGGTGTCCGGGATGGACCTGGACAGGTCCAATGCGGACACTGTGAGGAGGAACCTCGGATTCGTGTTCCAGGACCCAGATGACCAGATATTCATGCCCACGGTAGAGGAGGATGTCGCGTTCGGACCGAGGAATCTCGGCCTGGACGATGTCGAGGGGCGCGTGACCAAGGCGCTCAAGAGCGCAGGTATCGAGCATCTTGCGAAGCGGAGGCCGCACAGGCTCAGCTACGGGATGAAGAAACGGGTCGCAATCGCGGGCACGCTTGCCATGGACCCGAAGATGCTATTGATGGACGAACCGACTTCCGGCCTCGATCCGAGGTCGAGAAGCGAGCTGATCAGGCTACTCAGGAACATGGACAAGACCATGCTGATAGCGACCCATGATCTGGAAGCTGCTGCCGAGATAGTTGACCGAGCAATCGTGCTGAACGTGTCCTCCATCATGGAGGGATCGATGCGTGACCTTGTCTTGGCCAGAGAAGTCCTAGACAAGGCCGGGCTGGAGATTCCGCCAGTCTCGAAGCTGTTCGACGTTCTGGATTCAATGGGTTACCAGGTTGGCGCCCTGCCCGTGTCGATGGACCAGGCTGTCGCAGAGCTGACCAAGGTCATCGAGAGAGAGGGAAGGCACGTCCATGAGCATAACCACGCCCGAGGGGATGCATCTCGCGCACACCCGCACAAACGAGTGCCCCTTGAGGATTTGTCCAAGGAGGACTAG
- a CDS encoding DNA-directed RNA polymerase subunit D, translating into MKIDIVEMTQTKAQFVITNTNPAFVNALRRTIVTDVPKMALDSIEFHLGPIMDEKGVAYESVSPMFDEIVSHRLGLIPIPTDLDAFNFRAKCTCKGEGCPSCTIMYSLNKKGPCTVYSGDLEPIGDQKLKIKDDLIPIVKLADDQALLIYATAELGTGKQHAKWQVATGAGYRYFAKITIDASKCDVGGSCVKVCPKGVLGKEDRKIVAKHPEKCNLCNSCVEVCDAGVIKITPDPTKILFRFETDGALQAKEVLIRGLKTLEERFEGIREQISSLEE; encoded by the coding sequence ATGAAGATCGATATTGTCGAGATGACCCAGACGAAGGCGCAGTTCGTCATCACGAACACCAACCCAGCGTTCGTGAACGCGCTCAGGAGAACTATCGTTACGGACGTCCCCAAGATGGCACTGGACTCTATCGAATTCCACCTGGGCCCAATAATGGACGAGAAGGGCGTCGCGTATGAGAGCGTATCCCCCATGTTCGATGAGATCGTCTCCCACAGGTTGGGGCTTATACCGATCCCTACCGATCTTGACGCATTCAACTTCAGGGCGAAATGCACCTGCAAAGGCGAGGGGTGCCCGAGCTGCACGATCATGTACTCTCTCAACAAGAAGGGGCCCTGCACTGTATACTCGGGGGACCTTGAGCCGATAGGCGACCAGAAGTTGAAAATCAAAGACGACCTCATCCCGATAGTGAAGCTTGCCGATGACCAGGCGCTGCTCATATACGCGACCGCTGAGCTCGGAACCGGCAAGCAGCACGCAAAGTGGCAGGTAGCGACAGGCGCTGGTTACCGGTACTTTGCGAAGATAACCATCGACGCCTCGAAGTGCGACGTCGGCGGGAGCTGCGTCAAAGTGTGCCCCAAAGGTGTGCTCGGGAAAGAGGACCGGAAGATCGTCGCGAAGCACCCAGAGAAGTGCAACCTCTGCAACAGCTGTGTCGAGGTCTGTGACGCTGGCGTGATAAAGATCACACCGGACCCCACGAAGATACTCTTCAGGTTCGAGACGGACGGGGCGCTCCAGGCGAAGGAGGTCCTGATAAGGGGGCTCAAGACGCTCGAGGAGCGGTTTGAGGGCATCCGAGAACAGATCTCCTCTCTCGAGGAATGA
- a CDS encoding energy-coupling factor transporter transmembrane protein EcfT, with protein sequence MIVAHVSVGRSIQRLDEHASQIWFGRLDPRAKLLGVLAFVVATALLTRTTLLLASLAIAIVFAAASRVPLGHLSRAYLAALPFILVASASVFVFGGAEKGANMCMRVSACTIALLTLATGTETFSLFSGLRRLKVPALLTTLLMLTYRYLLLISDEYERMKTARKARGFAGGRNLLDRNGMRVLSYTAGMVLVRSSARAEHVYEGLKARGFREDMSMWKRSTIALAEASFMAVFFAASVVLLALQIEVVI encoded by the coding sequence ATGATAGTTGCACACGTTAGCGTGGGTCGGAGCATCCAGCGTCTGGACGAGCACGCTAGCCAGATATGGTTCGGCAGGCTGGACCCGAGAGCCAAACTGCTAGGCGTGCTTGCCTTTGTGGTGGCTACCGCGCTACTGACGAGGACGACGCTTCTCCTGGCATCGCTCGCAATCGCGATCGTGTTCGCTGCGGCCAGCAGGGTCCCTTTGGGTCATCTGTCTAGAGCCTATCTCGCGGCGCTCCCATTCATTCTCGTCGCGTCCGCGTCAGTCTTCGTCTTTGGGGGAGCGGAGAAGGGCGCGAACATGTGTATGAGGGTCTCAGCTTGCACCATTGCCCTGCTGACCCTGGCAACCGGGACAGAGACCTTCAGCTTGTTCTCGGGCCTGAGAAGATTGAAAGTCCCCGCCTTGCTCACCACACTTCTCATGCTTACCTACCGGTATCTGTTGCTCATATCCGATGAGTACGAGAGGATGAAGACCGCTAGGAAGGCCAGGGGGTTTGCCGGAGGGAGGAATCTCCTTGACAGGAACGGTATGAGAGTCCTGTCGTATACAGCCGGAATGGTGCTTGTCAGGTCATCCGCGAGGGCGGAGCACGTCTATGAGGGGCTGAAGGCCCGAGGTTTCAGGGAGGACATGTCGATGTGGAAGCGCTCGACCATCGCTCTTGCTGAAGCGTCATTCATGGCGGTTTTCTTCGCTGCATCCGTAGTATTGCTCGCGCTACAGATCGAGGTGGTCATCTGA
- a CDS encoding 30S ribosomal protein S13 translates to MEKRDENFRYIVRIVNSDLDGTKNIVIALTGIKGVGIRSAENIARMAGIPRSAKIGDLPESKTAELGKLVNDYSDKVPHWMVNRQSDWSTGADTHLVGVDVELNRRDDINLLKMIRCYRGIRHEQGQKVRGQRTRSNGRTGMTMGVIRKKLEPGAAVEGEKKKE, encoded by the coding sequence TTGGAGAAAAGGGACGAAAACTTCAGGTATATCGTTAGGATTGTGAATTCCGACCTGGACGGGACCAAGAACATCGTGATTGCACTCACAGGTATCAAGGGCGTAGGCATCAGGAGCGCCGAGAACATCGCACGCATGGCGGGCATCCCGAGGAGCGCTAAGATCGGCGATCTGCCAGAGAGCAAGACGGCTGAACTCGGGAAGCTAGTTAACGATTATTCTGATAAGGTCCCGCACTGGATGGTCAACAGACAAAGCGACTGGTCGACAGGTGCAGACACGCACCTTGTGGGCGTCGATGTCGAACTCAACAGGAGGGATGACATCAACCTGTTGAAGATGATCAGGTGCTACAGGGGCATTAGACATGAACAGGGCCAGAAGGTTCGTGGCCAGAGGACGAGGTCCAATGGCAGGACTGGTATGACCATGGGTGTCATCAGGAAGAAGCTCGAGCCCGGAGCAGCTGTCGAGGGCGAGAAGAAGAAGGAGTAG
- a CDS encoding 30S ribosomal protein S11, which yields MGKWGIAHIFASYNNIIITITDVTGAETITKASGGMVVKAAKDESSPYAAMKAAEKVAEIAKEKGIDSIHVQVRAPGGNKSASPGPGAQAAIRGLARAGLRIGRIEDVTPVPHDGTKKKGGRRGRRV from the coding sequence ATGGGCAAGTGGGGCATCGCGCACATCTTCGCAAGCTACAACAACATTATCATAACTATCACGGACGTCACCGGAGCTGAGACCATTACCAAGGCCAGCGGAGGCATGGTGGTGAAGGCGGCCAAGGACGAGTCTTCTCCGTACGCGGCCATGAAGGCGGCTGAGAAGGTCGCTGAAATCGCGAAGGAGAAGGGGATAGACAGCATCCACGTCCAGGTCCGCGCGCCTGGTGGCAACAAGTCCGCATCCCCAGGGCCGGGGGCTCAGGCAGCCATCAGAGGGCTTGCCAGGGCAGGGCTGAGGATCGGAAGAATCGAAGACGTCACCCCTGTGCCTCACGACGGGACCAAGAAGAAGGGCGGCAGAAGGGGACGCAGGGTATAG